The Anopheles merus strain MAF chromosome 2L, AmerM5.1, whole genome shotgun sequence genome has a segment encoding these proteins:
- the LOC121593439 gene encoding uncharacterized protein LOC121593439, with protein MLSKNIRKTGTLYKKRDKMHAAFFNAQDETSDTAPIACTDIENSTADLDVAMEREEDMNDEEESDQETSSIHDTDKMDFSNMSLEDCIKFYALSTNQSHIAINLLSNILSANLGQSLPKSARTLLKTRRNNDDVHNIPGGQLWYYGVAQNIRNYYRSSVPNITTLSINISIDGLPLYKSSRTQFWPILMDIVELENAPVMTVGIFCGQSKPTNVQDYLRKLVDELKDILINGILINSAQIKINLRAIIADASARAFIKGFAYFNATHGCMKCTCEGEFSPLSNTTTFKSINAPLRTDKEFRAGAYPDHVKVISPLLEIPDIDIIRDVIISESLHLFYLGILKRLLFGWRDGKLGKC; from the exons atgttaTCGAAAAATATCCGAAAAACTGGAactttatacaaaaaaagggataagATGCACGCAGCATTCTTCAATGCACAGGATGAAACATCAGATACTGCGCCTATCGCTTGTACAG ATATCGAAAATAGTACGGCAGATTTAGATGTTGCAATGGAGCGTGAAGAAGACATGAATGACGAAGAGGAATCAGATCAGGAAACATCATCAATACATGACACTGATAAAATGGATTTTTCCAATATGTCGTTGGAAGATTGCATAAAATTTTATGCTTTGTCAACAAATCAGTCACACATCGCAATCAATCTGCTGTCTAATATATTATCAGCTAACCTGGGACAAAGCCTACCAAAATCTGCTCGAACTCTTCTGAAGACCAGGAGGAATAATGACGATGTTCACAACATTCCCGGAGGCCAATTatggtattacggtgttgctCAAAACATTAGAAACTACTACAG GTCTAGTGTACCAAATATAACAACGTTATCCATCAACATTTCGATTGATGGATTACCATTGTACAAAAGTAGTAGAACACAGTTTTGGCCCATATTGATGGATATTGTGGAACTAGAAAATGCTCCAGTTATGACTGTGGGTATATTTTGTGGTCAAAGCAAACCAACAAACGTGCAGGACTATTTGAGAAAGTTGGTGGATGAGCTAAAAGATATCCTGATAAATGGCATTTTGATCAATTCTGctcaaatcaaaatcaatttgCGTGCCATTATTGCGGATGCATCTGCTCGAGCATTTATTAAGG gatttgcatattttaatgctACTCATGGATGTATGAAGTGTACCTGTGAAGGAGAGTTTAGTCCCCTTTCAAATACAACGACTTTTAAAAGCATCAATGCCCCTCTTCGTACTGATAAAGAATTTCGAGCCGGAGCTTACCCAGATCATGTGAAAGTAATCTCTCCTCTTTTAGAAATACCCGACATCGATATAATAAGAGATGTCATAATTTCAGAATCCCtacatttgttttacttagGTATATTGAAAAGACTTTTATTTGGATGGAGAGATGGCAAGTTAGGGAAATGTTAG